In Lactiplantibacillus pentosus, the sequence CGCACTGAGACTCATCCCACGCGTTGCAGATAAATTGAGTCCACCGAGTAGAATCAGTGGCAGAATAATGGCTGCACTAGCAACAAGAATCATGGACGGAAAAACTCCTTTTAACGATAATCACGCTTAGTCCCGCTTGAAGTAGCGTTGTCCGTAGAGCGTAATCAGGGAGACAACCAGTGAAATTACAGCAAGTGGCCAGACCATGCCGACCAAGTAAGTCGTTTTCAACGCAACCGAACTCGGGTTGAAAAAGTGCATCAGGTTTAAATGTTTGAGACTACTAGTAATAACCAATAGACCGAAGAAGCACAACTGACACAGCAAGCCGCCATAGGTTGAAAATCGGTATTTATGAATGATAGCCAAATCGGGGTCATCGACCTCGGCGGCATAGACACTGGTGTTGATGGCTGGGTTTTCAAACCCGACATACAGTGAAATCAAGAGTAGGCCGAGCACATACAACACGGGTTGTGCCGTGACGACTAACACATGCCCCAGAATCAGGCCGATGCGTGCCAACCGGGTGGCCTGCTGCGAATCGTGGTGAGCTAGGGCTTGGTAGAGCGGGTGTCCCGTTTCGAAGCCTAATAAATAAATGGCAAACACTAAATACATCCCCAGCTTACCGAAGACAAATACGCCGAAGAAACTATTGAATAGTAAAACGAAGCTCAGCAGAAAACCGCGATTCACGATCCGTAGCTTGTTTGCGGGCATCGCTTGCCAGTCAGCAGCCAATTCTAGGTTGAGTAAAATAATGGCGACAACAATAATCGCGAGTACGGCCGGTAACGCGATCTGAATCGACGCTTTCCGGAGCAGCGTCAAGAGACCAATTACGGCAAAGAAGATGATGAAGACTGCCACGCGCCACGGTTTAATCGGTCGAGCGTCGGCAGCCTGATGGTCGTTGTAAAAGGCTAATGAGAAACGGCTGAGTAGCCGACCAGCGGGTAACGCAATAATGAATAACAATGCGAGAATCGCAAAAGCTAGGCGATAGCCCCAACCGAGCGCAAAATCTAGACCAAATAATACACCGAGTGCCGCAAAAATCAACCAGTAGAACCGTTTGAGCTTAAAATCTGTTTGTTGTGACAAGTGGAGCTTGATGGTTAGAAAGTAGGGCCAAATGTTGGCGGATGTGTAGCCTAAAAATAGGGCGCCAATCAGAACAATCACTAAATTAGCGGTCAAACAAAACAGTAGGCTACCGATCGCACCGAGCCAAAGACAAATCAGCAGGTAACTGCTAGCCTTAAGATTCAAATGCTTGGTGCCAAAAACACTAGCAGCCCGTGCCACATAAAAGACGACGATGGCCGCCAAGTAATTGGCATTGTGGGTCTGCTGATACTTAAACAGAATCAAAACATAGGGCAGGACAATGCCGACGTTTGCCAGGAAATTCAGGGTGGCGACGGAGAAGTCCAGTCCAGAGTGTCGTATACGAGTCAAAAATAATCACAACCATTTCGTTAGTTTTCTAGGGCTAGTATACCAATTAATGACAGTTAATGCTGATATTAAGGCATGCTTGTGAAGTTTAATAAATTGATATAAGTATAGCCGTTGAGATTGTATCAATATAATTATGTAAAGTGTTACTTTAACTAATCACTTAAACAAAAAACGTCTCTAAACACAGACCTAAGTGTACGCATTCCATTGCATATCTGAGCTCAACCGTTCATAATAATGATAACAGAAAGTCAATTAACTAACAGTGCAACTCAAGCATACCACTAATGACAAAGTGAGGAAACATTACTAATTCTTTATGAATTGCCCCTTGTCTGTGTGGTCTGAATTGTACTAGATTAGAGATGTTATGGAATTAGACGCATCGATTTTCAAAATTGTTGATAACCACTCAATTTAAACCTGCTAAAGGTTCCGGCAAGTGCATTCCGAACGTTGGAAATCGATGGTTATTACAATTAAGTTCATAGAAAATCCATAATTTATGTTTATAATTGCCAAATAATACGTACCATGAATGGAGTAATGTTGATATGATTTATGCACAGATTTTAGCTGGTGGTAAGGGAACCCGAATGGGAAATGTTCCAATGCCAAAACAATTTTTGACCTTGGCAGACAAGCCAATTCTAATTCATACCATCGAAAAGTTCGTCTTAGAATCGCGATTTGATGCAATCTTGGTCGTTTGTCCAGCTGACTGGTTAAGTCACACGCAGGACTTGATTAAAAAGTACATCTCAGACGAGCGGGTGCACGTCGTCACTGGTGGTTCTGAACGCAATGAAACGCTGATGAAGGGCATTGAATATATTCAGGAAAATTATGGCTCACACGATGATGATATTGTTGTTACTCACGATGCCGTGCGCCCATTTATCACCCAACGAATCATTAATGACAATATTGAAGCCGCACTGAAGCATGCTGCAGTGGATACCGTCGTACCCGCAATCGATACGATCGTTCAAGGAACGGAAGGTAAAATTGACGATATTCCAGTTCGCTCGACGATGTATCAGGGTCAGACGCCACAAAGTTTTAACATTAAGACCTTAGTTAACTCATATAACGCCTTGACTGATGCTCAAAAGGCAACACTATCAGATTCGTGCAAGATTTGTTTGTTGGCCGGCGAAGAAGTGACGATGGTGCGCGGCGAAAACTATAACTTTAAGATTACCACGCCTTATGATTTGCGGGTTGCATCAGCTTTAGTAGAAACGAGGGACTAGTATGTTAAATCAAGTTTATCGATTAGTAGATCCTCGCCAGATTGAAGTTCAGACCGTCGCGGAAGAAATTACTGATAATGATATTGTGGTACGGCCAAAGTATTTATCCGTTTGTCATGCGGACACGCGCTATTTTACTGGGCAGCGGCCACAAGCGACGTTACGACAAAAACTACCGATGGCTTTGATTCATGAAGGCGTTGGCGAAGTGGTCAAGGATCCCCAACATAAATTCAAGCCGGGGACGCTAGTGGCGATGGTGCCTAATACGCCTTTTGAAACGGACCCAATCATCAAAGAAAACTACTTACCAACGTCGAAGTTCCGTTCCAGTGGCTATGATGGCTTTATGCAAGAGTATGTGAGTCTCCATCGCGACCGGGCAATCGTCGTACCAGACAACTTTGATCACCAAATGTCAGCTTTCATTGAAATGGTTTCAGTTGGCGTGCACGCGTTGACCCAGCTTGAAGCTGTCATGGATGCGGACCGCAAGATCATTGGCATCTGGGGTGACGGTAATCTCGGCTTTATCACGGCCACGTTAGTCAAACAGATCTTTCCAGACAGTCAGTTGATGATTTTTGGCCGTCACCGTTCCAAGCTGGATTACTTCTCATTTGCGGACAAGACCTACTTAGTCGACGATATTCCAAGCGACTTACAAGTTAGTCAGGCCCTGGAATGTACTGGTGGTCGCGGTAGTGAATCAGCAATTGCCCAAATCATTCAGCACATTCGTCCAATGGGAACAGCCATTTTAATGGGTGTTTCCGAAGATCCAGTTGGCATCGATACGCGCTCCGTTTTAGCAGAAGGCTTGACGCTACGTGGCGTAAGTCGGAGTGGTCGCGCTGATTTCCAACGGGCCATCGACATTTTGACCAAGAGCCCGGTTACCCGTGAACGGCTACAGAACTTGGTCGGCTTCACGCGCAAGGTCAGCACGATTCAGGATATAACCGATTTCTTTGAAGGCGCCCTAACCAACTATTGGGGCAAGGCGGTGATGGAGTGGGACGTTTAAATTTAAAAACGTTAAAGCTATTATTGCTACGAGCTGGTTTCAATGGCTTATATCAACTATTCTATTGGTTGGGCGGCCCCAAGCAACATCGGGTCACGTTTGCCACGATGCGGAGTCCTGAACTCACCGATAATCTTAAAGTCCTACATGCTAAGTTCGTACAAGACAGTGACATGGATTTGAAAGTTTTCTGCTATCACTATGATCGGACGCTAAAAAGCAAGTTTGGCTTTTTATTGGCGTCAGTTCAGGCATTACGACTGTTGGCACGCTCTGAAATGTTTATCATCGATGATTATTTTTTCCCGCTGTATGCGATTAATAAGCATCCCAATAATCAGGTCGTTCAACTGTGGCACGCCATCGGCTCATTAAAACACTTCGGACTCAGCTTGCCGACCGCTGATGATAGCGTCATCAAGCCGCATACCAATTATGATTGGGTGTTTATCAACTCAGAAGTGGATAAACCGGCTTACGTGGCGGCTTTTGATATTCAGCCGGACCATGTGCTTGCGACGGGTGAGCCAATGATGGATGCGTTGATGGCGCAGCGTCCAGAACCACATGCTGGGGCCAAACGCTTGCTGTACTCACCGACTTATCGGCCAGATGCAAATGGTGAGGCACAAGTGTTACACTGTATACATGAGTTGATTACGGCTAGTGAACAGCTTAAACAACCATGGGAAATTTACGTCTCTTTGCATCCATACCTCAGCTTGCCTGAGTGGCAGTTGCCCAAGAATGTGCATATTTTCCAAGATGCCACACGGGTTAAGCAGTTGATGCCGACGATTGATGTGTTTGTGACCGACTATTCGTCATTGTCGCTTAATTTTAGTTATTTTGAGCGGCCAATTTTGCTATTTACGCCTGATTATGAGCAGTATATGGCCAAAAATGGCTTTTACGTCGATTATTATCACTATCTCGGGGCACCACACTTTGATGAGGCCGGTGCGCTCATAAGCTTCATTGCGCATGATTTGGACCAACTCGACTTGAGCTATGTTCACGAGTTAAAGCAAAAGACATTTCCACATCAGGACGGACACAACGCCCAACGAGTGTTTCAATTCTTAATGAAACAACTCTAATTATCTAGTAGGGAGCGCATAATTTATGTTACAACGATTAAAACGAATCGCGCGGCGTGTCGTTTATGGCCGGCGGGGACCGGTTCAACCTCAGGAACAACCAACGACCGAGTCAACGGAGCTATCACGTGATGCGCTTGAATTCATGAACTCGCAACGAATCGCAAAAGATGCGGAATCGTTAATCAAACGGCAGGTGACCAAGCTGGACTTTAATAGTTCCTTCCTGGTCATCGAAGGTGCCGCTTGGTTTGAGAAGTATCCAGAAAAAGATGCTGAACGAATCGTCAAGAGCTTGATTTTAATTAATGATCAAGGCGATGAGATTGCCGTGCCATTAGTCAATACCACCGTCGACCGGCCGGATTTTCCGGCATCGGGTTATCACGGTGAAATCAATTTCTCGACGATTTCAGATGGTAAACCATTAGTTCCTGGGACGTATGAAATGAAGCTACAGTTGGAGCAATACCTTGGTAACGGTTGGCTCATTCGACGGACCACGATCGGGCAAATCGTCGATATTCATCAAGATTTAAACTACACCACTAAGATGACGAGTTATTCTGCCAAGAGTAACAAGTCGTACAGCTTGATTTTCCGGTATAGTTTGGCTTCACAAGCATTAAAGGTCACCTCGTACAAACTGAGTGACGTTAACCCACTTGAAAATGAGTTTGATGATACGGTCGGTCTTGAGAGTGCGGCGATGCGGGCAATCAAACGTCGGGCGCTAAAAGCCTGGTATCGCTGGTATAGTTTACAACCGATCCATAAGAAGCAAATCTCATTTGTTTCGGATAGTCGGGTCACGATTTCTGGAAACTTTGAGTTCATTTACCAGGAACTCAAACGCCGCAATACCGACTTCAAGATTTCCTTTTACTTAAAGCCAAGCATCAAGACTAAGAAGACTTGGAAGGAAGTTCGGACGTTAGCCAAAGCGCTCGCAACGAGTCGCTATGTGATTCTAGATGATTTTTATCCGCTCGTTTATCCGTTGCGGATCCGCGAAAATGCCGATTTGATTCAAGTTTGGCATGCCGTTGGGGCGTTTAAGACCTTTGGCTATAGTCGTCTAGGAATGCCAGGTGGTCCCAAGATTCAGTCCCTTAATCATCGTAACTACACTGAAGCGCTGGTCTCATCGCACAATATCGCGGATAAGTATGCTGAAGGATTCGGGATTTCGATTGATAAAATCGCACCGTTGGGGATTCCGCGGACCGATATTTTCTTCGACGAGCCTAAGAAACAGGCGATTCGCGAACGCTTAGAAGACGACTTGCCATTCATTAAGGGTAAGAAAGTGATTCTCTTTGCGCCAACGTTCCGTGGTAATGGGCAACAATCGGCTTACTATCCATTTGAAATGTTGAATTTCAAAGAAATATACGAAGCCCTGCATGAGGATTATGTCTTCCTATTGAAGATTCATCCGTTCGTGCAAAACAAACCGACACTTCCATACGAGTATTCTGACTTTTACTACGATGTCTCAGATTACCGCGAAATCAATGACTTGCTATTAGTCGCTGACCAGTTGATCACGGACTATTCATCCGTTTGTTTCGAATATGCCTTACTCAAACGACCGATGATTTTCTTTGCACCTGATTTAGCTGACTATATGCAGTCCCGGAGTTTCTACTTCAACTACTTTGACTTCATTCCAGGTAGTTTAGCCGAAAACACCGGTGATTTGATTCAACAGTTGAAGCATCCGAAAATTGATCGGGCCAAGCTCGATGGTTTCGTCGACTTCTTCTTTGATGATTTAGATGGTCGTTCAACGGCGCGCTTTGTCGATGCACTTGAGAACAACTTTGAAGATCCAAATGCAGCTGAACTTGAAAATGCTGATGGTTTGGCTATCAGTGAAGATGGTAAGATTATTCCAGAATGGGGTAAGAAAGCCAAGTAACTTAACAACAACCCAGTTGTGCGGTATGATAATTGTCATGCGCAACTTCTGGGTTGTTTTTTTATGACCAATTGAGAGAGAGGACTAATCACATGAGCCAAGTTACAATTACACCAATAACCGTCGCTGACGCACCAACGTTACAGCAAATTAGTATCGAGACCTTCCAAGATACCTTTGGCGCACAGAACACGGCTGCTAACATGCAGGCCTACCTGCAGCAAGCCTACCAATTAAACACACTTGAGACGGAACTAGCCAATCCTCATTCCAGTTTCTTCTTCATTGGCCAGGATAATGAAATCATGGGCTATCTGAAGCTAAATACTGATGATGCCCAGTCGGAAGCGATGGGAGAGGATACACTCGAAGTGGAGCGGATCTACATTCGTCCGGGTTATCAGCATCGGGGACTCGGTCGCCAATTGATGCAGTTTGCACTGACAACGGCCAAGCAGGCAGGTAAGCAACGAATTTGGCTGGGTGTTTGGGAACACAATGAACCCGCCAAACGTTTTTATGCCAAATGGGGCTTCCGCCAATTCAGCGCACACGATTTTGTGATGGGCACTGATCGGCAAACGGATTTATTGATGATCAGACCTGTGGACGAAGTATAATTGGGTCTGGCAATTAATTAAGTTGTTATGGCCAACCAACCGTCACAACAGCTATCGTTAACTTAATTAGATTTAAAGTGTCCTAAGCATAAAAGCGCCTTGCTTTTTGCCGTTAGGGCGCTTATACTAATAATCAATCGCACACGATTGAAAGGAGCACCGATAATGACACCTGAGATTGAGCTAGCTAACCAATTATGTTTTAGTATTTACAATGCTAATCGGTTATTCAACAAGTTTTACGTTGAAGCGTTGGCGCCATTCAAACTGACCTATGCACAGTATCTCGTGTTAATGGCCTTATGGGAGCATGACGACCAGTCGCTGCATGAGCTTGGGACGGTATTGCGGCTAAGTAGTAATACATTGACACCACTGCTGCGACGCATGGACGATGCCGGTTGGTTATGGCGCGAGCGTCCAGCCAATGACCGCCGCCAACTCATTATTCATTTGACTGAGCAGGGTAAGACCCAGCGCCAGGCAATCGAGACCGCCATCGCAACTTGTATTGGACGTTATCACTTAACCAGTGACGAGTATCAGCAAGCATTAGCGCTAAATCAAAAGATCGTTGATACCTTGTCGAAAGATTTGGCCTAAAGGGCCATTTTTATTGGTCGTTTCAATCGTGCACGACCGTTTATTTAACTGTTTATTCTAATTAATGCTTCACTAATTCAAGGAGGAACCGGATATGGCAAATTTTGACACAATTTTTATTGGTAGTGGTCATGCAACATGGCATGCGGCAGTTACGTTGGCACAGGCAAAACGAAAGGTGGCCATCATTGAAGCTGACACGATTGCCGGGACTTGTACAAACTTTGGCTGTGACGCCAAGATTCTGTTAGATGGGCCATTCGAACTAACTGAACAACTCAAACAATACCAAGGCATCGGGGTCAACGAGACACCTAAAATCGACTGGTCACAATTAATGGCCTATAAACAAAGTGTGATCAAGCCATTGTCGACTCAGATGACGGCAATTTTCAAGCAACTCGGTATTACTGTCATTACTGGTCGTGGTGAACTGACTGATGCTCACACGGTACAAGTCGCTGGAACTGACTATACTGCGGATACGATTGTACTCGGAACAGGGCAACGTCCCGCACAGCTAGCGATTCCTGGTGCTGAGTTAATGCTAGATAGTCGCGACTTTTTAGATTTAGAAACGATGCCTAAACGCCTGACTTTCATTGGTGCTGGCATTATCTCGTTGGAGTTTGCTGACATGGCGGTCTTGCTTGGTTCAGAGGTCCACATCATCGAATTTGCACCGAGCGCCTTGCCCGCATTTTATCAAGATCACGTTCAAAAGCTGA encodes:
- a CDS encoding ribitol-5-phosphate dehydrogenase, which produces MLNQVYRLVDPRQIEVQTVAEEITDNDIVVRPKYLSVCHADTRYFTGQRPQATLRQKLPMALIHEGVGEVVKDPQHKFKPGTLVAMVPNTPFETDPIIKENYLPTSKFRSSGYDGFMQEYVSLHRDRAIVVPDNFDHQMSAFIEMVSVGVHALTQLEAVMDADRKIIGIWGDGNLGFITATLVKQIFPDSQLMIFGRHRSKLDYFSFADKTYLVDDIPSDLQVSQALECTGGRGSESAIAQIIQHIRPMGTAILMGVSEDPVGIDTRSVLAEGLTLRGVSRSGRADFQRAIDILTKSPVTRERLQNLVGFTRKVSTIQDITDFFEGALTNYWGKAVMEWDV
- a CDS encoding CDP-glycerol glycerophosphotransferase family protein, which produces MLQRLKRIARRVVYGRRGPVQPQEQPTTESTELSRDALEFMNSQRIAKDAESLIKRQVTKLDFNSSFLVIEGAAWFEKYPEKDAERIVKSLILINDQGDEIAVPLVNTTVDRPDFPASGYHGEINFSTISDGKPLVPGTYEMKLQLEQYLGNGWLIRRTTIGQIVDIHQDLNYTTKMTSYSAKSNKSYSLIFRYSLASQALKVTSYKLSDVNPLENEFDDTVGLESAAMRAIKRRALKAWYRWYSLQPIHKKQISFVSDSRVTISGNFEFIYQELKRRNTDFKISFYLKPSIKTKKTWKEVRTLAKALATSRYVILDDFYPLVYPLRIRENADLIQVWHAVGAFKTFGYSRLGMPGGPKIQSLNHRNYTEALVSSHNIADKYAEGFGISIDKIAPLGIPRTDIFFDEPKKQAIRERLEDDLPFIKGKKVILFAPTFRGNGQQSAYYPFEMLNFKEIYEALHEDYVFLLKIHPFVQNKPTLPYEYSDFYYDVSDYREINDLLLVADQLITDYSSVCFEYALLKRPMIFFAPDLADYMQSRSFYFNYFDFIPGSLAENTGDLIQQLKHPKIDRAKLDGFVDFFFDDLDGRSTARFVDALENNFEDPNAAELENADGLAISEDGKIIPEWGKKAK
- a CDS encoding MarR family winged helix-turn-helix transcriptional regulator; translated protein: MTPEIELANQLCFSIYNANRLFNKFYVEALAPFKLTYAQYLVLMALWEHDDQSLHELGTVLRLSSNTLTPLLRRMDDAGWLWRERPANDRRQLIIHLTEQGKTQRQAIETAIATCIGRYHLTSDEYQQALALNQKIVDTLSKDLA
- a CDS encoding GNAT family N-acetyltransferase; this translates as MSQVTITPITVADAPTLQQISIETFQDTFGAQNTAANMQAYLQQAYQLNTLETELANPHSSFFFIGQDNEIMGYLKLNTDDAQSEAMGEDTLEVERIYIRPGYQHRGLGRQLMQFALTTAKQAGKQRIWLGVWEHNEPAKRFYAKWGFRQFSAHDFVMGTDRQTDLLMIRPVDEV
- a CDS encoding IspD/TarI family cytidylyltransferase, with the translated sequence MIYAQILAGGKGTRMGNVPMPKQFLTLADKPILIHTIEKFVLESRFDAILVVCPADWLSHTQDLIKKYISDERVHVVTGGSERNETLMKGIEYIQENYGSHDDDIVVTHDAVRPFITQRIINDNIEAALKHAAVDTVVPAIDTIVQGTEGKIDDIPVRSTMYQGQTPQSFNIKTLVNSYNALTDAQKATLSDSCKICLLAGEEVTMVRGENYNFKITTPYDLRVASALVETRD
- a CDS encoding CDP-glycerol glycerophosphotransferase family protein, with the protein product MGRLNLKTLKLLLLRAGFNGLYQLFYWLGGPKQHRVTFATMRSPELTDNLKVLHAKFVQDSDMDLKVFCYHYDRTLKSKFGFLLASVQALRLLARSEMFIIDDYFFPLYAINKHPNNQVVQLWHAIGSLKHFGLSLPTADDSVIKPHTNYDWVFINSEVDKPAYVAAFDIQPDHVLATGEPMMDALMAQRPEPHAGAKRLLYSPTYRPDANGEAQVLHCIHELITASEQLKQPWEIYVSLHPYLSLPEWQLPKNVHIFQDATRVKQLMPTIDVFVTDYSSLSLNFSYFERPILLFTPDYEQYMAKNGFYVDYYHYLGAPHFDEAGALISFIAHDLDQLDLSYVHELKQKTFPHQDGHNAQRVFQFLMKQL